Proteins co-encoded in one Quercus robur chromosome 8, dhQueRobu3.1, whole genome shotgun sequence genomic window:
- the LOC126696666 gene encoding senescence associated gene 20-like, with protein sequence MKDKANKPRLELANSQEILEESDSSNQRVVQALYEALRSRDVATVHKLVAPDLEWWFHGPPTHQYLMRLLTGASSDTSSGGRNNLKNKRQDSCFRFAPQTIVSFGPTVLAEGCDHARSIVWVHAWTVTNGVITQIREYFNTSLTVTRFGDSTAAVTNSDPSSPSASDYESASPPSASSSSTAEITPLHCPYLWESSVSDLVGKSMPGLVLAI encoded by the exons ATGAAAGATAAG GCTAATAAGCCTAGACTCGAACTGGCTAACTCTCAGGAAATTCTGGAGGAAAGTGATTCTAGTAATCAAAGGGTGGTGCAAGCCCTATATGAGGCCTTAAGGTCACGTGACGTGGCAACGGTTCACAAACTGGTTGCTCCAGACCTAGAGTGGTGGTTCCATGGTCCGCCGACCCACCAGTACTTGATGCGCCTGCTCACTGGTGCTTCTTCTGACACGTCATCAGGAGGCCGAAACAacctcaaaaacaaaagacaagaCAGCTGCTTCCGATTTGCTCCGCAGACCATCGTTTCATTTGGGCCCACCGTACTCGCCGAGGGCTGTGACCACGCGCGCTCCATTGTTTGGGTTCACGCGTGGACCGTCACGAATGGGGTAATCACCCAAATCAGGGAGTATTTCAACACTTCCCTCACCGTCACGCGCTTCGGTGACTCCACCGCCGCTGTCACAAACTCAGACCCATCCTCACCGTCCGCGTCGGATTACGAATCAGCTTCACCGCCATCAGCGTCGTCATCATCAACGGCTGAGATCACGCCACTTCATTGCCCTTACCTCTGGGAGAGCAGTGTATCCGATTTGGTCGGGAAGTCCATGCCCGGACTCGTCCTCGCCATATAA